A stretch of Myxococcus hansupus DNA encodes these proteins:
- a CDS encoding sigma-54-dependent transcriptional regulator encodes MDIRERPMRVLVVDDERNIRHTLRVCLEGFGCEVREAATPDAALAALAQGPVDLAFVDLRLGTASGLELLPKLLAESPHLDVVLITAYATFDTAVEAMRRGARDYLPKPFTPAQIRHVVDRARRHRELASQLEDLEGQLSQAVPEATLETASPAMHAAIGLLTRAATSDAAVLLRGESGTGKGVLARALHSMSARRRRPFVTVNCPTLSEQLLASELFGHVRGAFTGAVKDQPGRVEAAEGGTLFLDEIAEMSPGLQAQLLRFLQEKQFERLGEGRTRKSDVRVVAATNRDLEKDVAEGRFREDLLYRLNVIEVKLPSLRERPEDLLALALRFVAFFSRAAQRPPPELSPATEKMLLAYGWPGNVRELRNAMERALIVWPAAVLEPQAFPDRIAAAGGPGMALGGPHSLEDIEREHVLRVMASAPTLDEAARVLGIDASTLWRKRKKYESGEG; translated from the coding sequence ATGGACATTCGGGAGCGCCCCATGCGGGTGCTGGTGGTGGACGACGAACGGAACATCCGCCACACCTTGCGGGTGTGCCTGGAGGGGTTCGGCTGCGAGGTGCGCGAGGCCGCCACGCCGGACGCCGCGCTGGCCGCGCTGGCGCAGGGCCCCGTCGACCTGGCCTTCGTCGACCTGCGGCTGGGCACGGCCAGCGGCCTGGAGCTGCTGCCGAAGCTGCTGGCCGAGTCCCCGCACCTGGACGTCGTGCTCATCACCGCCTACGCCACCTTCGACACCGCCGTGGAGGCCATGCGGCGCGGCGCTCGGGACTACCTGCCCAAGCCCTTCACGCCCGCGCAGATTCGCCACGTGGTGGACCGGGCCCGGCGGCACCGGGAGCTGGCGTCCCAGTTGGAGGATTTGGAGGGGCAGCTCTCGCAGGCGGTGCCGGAGGCCACGCTGGAGACGGCCTCCCCCGCGATGCATGCGGCCATCGGCTTGTTGACGCGCGCGGCGACGTCCGACGCGGCGGTGCTGCTGCGCGGGGAGAGCGGCACGGGCAAGGGCGTGCTCGCCCGGGCGCTGCACTCGATGAGCGCGCGGCGGCGCAGGCCCTTCGTCACGGTCAACTGTCCCACGCTGTCGGAGCAGTTGCTGGCGAGCGAGCTGTTTGGCCACGTGCGCGGCGCCTTCACGGGGGCGGTGAAGGACCAGCCCGGCCGGGTGGAGGCGGCGGAGGGCGGCACGCTGTTCCTGGACGAAATCGCGGAGATGAGCCCGGGGCTTCAAGCGCAACTGTTGCGCTTCCTCCAGGAGAAGCAGTTCGAACGGCTGGGCGAGGGTCGCACGCGCAAGTCGGACGTGCGCGTGGTGGCGGCGACGAACCGCGACCTGGAGAAGGACGTGGCGGAGGGGCGCTTCCGCGAGGACCTGCTGTACCGGCTCAACGTCATCGAGGTGAAGCTGCCGTCCCTGCGCGAGCGGCCGGAGGACCTGCTGGCGCTGGCGCTGCGGTTCGTTGCGTTCTTCTCGCGCGCGGCGCAGCGACCGCCGCCGGAGCTGTCTCCTGCGACGGAGAAGATGCTGCTCGCCTATGGCTGGCCGGGCAACGTGCGAGAGCTGCGCAACGCGATGGAGCGAGCGCTCATCGTCTGGCCCGCCGCGGTGCTGGAGCCGCAGGCGTTCCCAGACCGCATCGCCGCGGCCGGCGGCCCGGGGATGGCGCTGGGTGGGCCGCATTCGCTGGAGGACATCGAGCGCGAGCACGTGCTGCGCGTCATGGCCTCGGCCCCTACCTTGGACGAAGCGGCGAGGGTGCTGGGTATCGATGCGTCCACGCTGTGGCGGAAGCGGAAGAAGTACGAGTCGGGCGAGGGCTGA
- a CDS encoding hemerythrin domain-containing protein, which translates to MDVIDLLMQQHREVEALFDACRAAKDDASKKELCVQLAEALTLHSTIEERWVYPAARRVVGNALIQDSIEEHGEMTQLIAQMIRARNDVKKLTSLVGELEKVVKDHVTMEERDVLPKLGQKVTEEDLGMSCKDIVRTASEVRREEMRKLEGQASV; encoded by the coding sequence GTGGACGTGATTGACCTGTTGATGCAGCAGCACCGCGAGGTCGAGGCGCTGTTCGACGCGTGTCGCGCGGCGAAGGACGACGCGAGCAAGAAGGAACTCTGTGTCCAGCTCGCGGAGGCGCTCACGTTGCACTCCACCATCGAGGAGCGCTGGGTGTACCCCGCGGCCCGCCGGGTGGTGGGCAACGCGCTGATTCAAGACTCCATCGAGGAGCACGGGGAGATGACGCAGCTCATCGCCCAGATGATTCGAGCCCGCAACGACGTGAAGAAGCTGACGTCACTGGTGGGCGAGCTGGAGAAGGTGGTGAAGGACCACGTGACGATGGAGGAGCGGGACGTGCTGCCCAAGCTCGGCCAGAAGGTCACCGAGGAGGACCTGGGCATGTCGTGCAAGGACATCGTCCGCACCGCGTCCGAGGTCCGCCGCGAGGAGATGCGGAAACTGGAGGGGCAGGCGAGCGTCTGA
- a CDS encoding type II toxin-antitoxin system MqsA family antitoxin, whose translation MKCESCGGEVLETRLDSYHFDESGLEDVVLVGVTERRCEKCHEREVVLPKLKELHRTIAKALAAKNSLLTPSEVRFLRKHLGFSQADFAKRINVRPEAVSRWETGAEEFSWHFELLLRLMVMLELHERNYTVKSFDDVSAKRTAAPVRIFAEKSAWRPDSSGMLTVTAN comes from the coding sequence ATGAAGTGTGAAAGCTGCGGCGGGGAGGTCTTGGAGACACGGCTCGACAGCTACCACTTCGACGAGAGTGGGCTGGAGGATGTGGTTCTCGTGGGGGTGACGGAGCGCCGGTGCGAGAAGTGCCACGAACGCGAGGTCGTGCTTCCGAAGTTGAAGGAGCTGCACCGGACGATTGCGAAGGCCCTGGCTGCGAAGAACAGCCTGCTGACGCCATCCGAAGTGAGGTTCTTGCGCAAGCACCTGGGGTTTTCGCAGGCGGACTTCGCCAAGCGCATCAACGTACGGCCCGAGGCGGTTTCCCGCTGGGAGACCGGCGCCGAGGAGTTCAGTTGGCATTTCGAACTGCTTCTTCGGCTGATGGTGATGTTGGAGCTTCACGAACGGAACTACACCGTGAAGTCGTTCGATGACGTCTCCGCGAAGCGGACGGCCGCGCCTGTTCGCATCTTCGCGGAGAAGTCCGCGTGGCGCCCCGACAGCAGCGGCATGCTGACTGTCACGGCCAACTGA
- a CDS encoding DUF4258 domain-containing protein: protein MSKEPFKRSDALKFARRLLDEGSVVLKQHAKDRMKERRLATTDIENIIEGGFINSEGEQRDGRWTYVIETPRMGLAVAFRCDEAGEAHELVIVSVWRKS from the coding sequence TTGAGCAAGGAACCCTTCAAGCGTTCCGATGCGCTCAAGTTCGCGCGTCGTCTCTTGGACGAGGGCTCGGTGGTTCTCAAGCAACACGCGAAGGACCGGATGAAGGAGCGGCGCCTCGCGACGACGGACATCGAGAACATCATCGAAGGCGGATTCATCAACAGCGAGGGCGAGCAAAGGGATGGGCGGTGGACCTACGTCATCGAAACCCCACGCATGGGGCTCGCGGTGGCTTTTCGCTGTGACGAAGCTGGCGAGGCGCACGAATTGGTCATCGTGTCGGTGTGGAGGAAGTCATGA
- a CDS encoding HAMP domain-containing sensor histidine kinase, translating to MTLRGRLMLAQAPLAVALLLVGVVAVVTLSRLGQAGPRVLQENYRSVLAAQELMAQLERMDSAALFILAGERERGLAQQTAQRGRVEAQLRVQEGNVTEPDEDAATARLREGWRSYQAVYDVFLSQSTLEASRELYFRELEPAYEEVTGAARAILDLNQDAMVRKSEALRIQSARVNTVMVTAVLVAFVVGLLASQSLTHRALRPVSVLSQAVRRLGEGDYAARAVVEGKDEIAQVGKDFNAMAEALQQYRRSSLGELLQAQAASQAAIDSLPDPVVVFGADGGLLNVNRSAEDVLRVSLESGGDMLGRVVPEARGVLERVREHVLSGKGAYQPRGYEEAVRAPLPDGDRWLLARGSPVYGESGEVVGATVILQDVTRLRRFDELKNDLVATVAHEFRTPLTSLRMALHLVTEGVVGPVTEKQADLLFAAREDCERLQGIVDDLLDLSRIQAGQLQLEIRRVPAEELVDAALDAQRSAAAERGVRLTKQVALDVEPVDVDPERLGLVLGNLVGNGVKYTPPGGEVEVRVSREARGVRFEVRDTGEGIAPEQQARIFEKFYRAPGAPSGGAGLGLSIAKDIVQAHGGDIGVVSAPGQGSTFWFTVPRREEPAPVTT from the coding sequence ATGACGCTGCGCGGACGGTTGATGCTGGCACAAGCCCCGCTGGCCGTGGCGCTGTTGCTGGTGGGCGTGGTGGCGGTGGTGACGTTGTCCCGGTTGGGGCAGGCGGGGCCGCGGGTGTTGCAGGAGAACTACCGCAGTGTCCTGGCCGCGCAGGAGCTGATGGCGCAGTTGGAGCGCATGGACAGCGCGGCGCTCTTCATCCTCGCGGGGGAGCGGGAGCGGGGACTGGCGCAGCAGACAGCGCAGCGCGGGCGCGTGGAGGCTCAGCTTCGAGTTCAGGAGGGCAACGTCACCGAGCCCGATGAAGATGCGGCGACGGCGCGGCTGCGCGAGGGCTGGCGGAGCTACCAGGCGGTCTACGATGTGTTCCTGTCACAGTCGACGTTGGAGGCCTCGAGGGAGCTGTACTTCCGCGAGCTGGAGCCCGCGTATGAAGAGGTGACGGGCGCGGCGCGGGCCATCCTGGACCTGAACCAGGACGCCATGGTGCGCAAGAGCGAGGCGCTGCGCATCCAGAGCGCGCGGGTGAACACGGTCATGGTGACGGCGGTGCTGGTGGCCTTCGTGGTGGGGTTGCTCGCGTCGCAGTCGCTGACGCACCGAGCGTTGCGGCCGGTGTCGGTGTTGTCGCAGGCGGTGCGGCGCCTGGGCGAAGGCGACTACGCGGCGCGCGCGGTGGTGGAGGGGAAGGACGAAATCGCGCAGGTGGGCAAGGACTTCAACGCCATGGCGGAGGCGCTCCAGCAGTACCGGCGCAGCAGCCTGGGCGAGCTGCTCCAGGCGCAGGCCGCGTCGCAGGCGGCCATCGACAGCCTTCCGGACCCGGTGGTGGTGTTCGGCGCGGATGGGGGCTTGCTCAACGTGAACCGCTCGGCGGAGGACGTGCTGAGGGTGTCGCTGGAGTCGGGCGGGGACATGTTGGGGCGCGTGGTGCCCGAGGCTCGTGGGGTGCTGGAGCGGGTGCGCGAGCATGTGCTGTCGGGGAAGGGCGCCTACCAGCCGCGCGGCTACGAGGAGGCGGTGCGGGCGCCGCTGCCGGACGGCGACCGGTGGCTGCTGGCGCGCGGCAGTCCGGTGTACGGGGAGTCGGGCGAGGTGGTGGGGGCCACGGTGATTCTCCAGGACGTGACGCGGCTGCGGCGCTTCGACGAGTTGAAGAACGACCTGGTGGCCACGGTGGCGCACGAGTTCCGCACGCCGCTCACGTCGTTGCGCATGGCCTTGCACCTGGTGACGGAGGGCGTGGTGGGACCGGTGACGGAGAAGCAGGCGGACCTGCTGTTCGCGGCGCGCGAGGATTGTGAGCGGTTGCAGGGCATCGTGGATGACCTGCTGGATTTGTCGCGCATCCAGGCGGGGCAGCTTCAGTTGGAGATTCGCCGGGTGCCGGCGGAGGAGCTGGTGGACGCGGCGTTGGATGCACAGCGGTCAGCGGCGGCCGAGCGCGGGGTTCGGCTGACGAAGCAGGTGGCGCTGGATGTGGAGCCGGTGGACGTGGACCCGGAGCGCTTGGGGTTGGTGTTGGGGAACCTGGTGGGCAACGGGGTGAAGTACACGCCCCCGGGCGGGGAGGTGGAGGTCCGCGTGTCACGGGAGGCGCGAGGTGTGCGCTTCGAGGTGCGGGATACCGGGGAGGGAATCGCGCCGGAGCAACAGGCGCGCATCTTCGAGAAGTTCTACAGGGCGCCGGGCGCGCCATCGGGCGGCGCGGGGCTGGGATTGTCGATTGCGAAGGACATCGTCCAGGCGCACGGCGGCGACATCGGCGTAGTGAGCGCGCCCGGTCAGGGCAGCACGTTCTGGTTCACCGTGCCCCGGCGAGAAGAGCCTGCACCTGTGACGACGTGA
- a CDS encoding sensor protein KdpD — MTTTRRTRAEDFLELVERGRRGRLKLYIGFAAGVGKTYRMLEEAHALKRRGVDVVLGFVEPHERAETQALVEGLEVVPRKQYTYRDVTVEEMDLDAVLARKPQVAVVDELAHTNLPVCRHRKRYQDVQALLDAGINVIGAFNVQHLESLNDLVERATGVTVRETLPDSFLKSADQVVNLDLAVEDLHERLRAGKIYAKEKVPQALERFFRDENLATLRELALREVAESLERATSRPQQGAGDEGSQRGAAWGRVLVALSSYPRHAATLLRRGSRMAGRLNTDWFVVYVETPREAPHLIDAEAQRHLLANIEKAKELGAEVVRLRATDPVEGILDFARSHGVGHIIVGRSHQPWWKQRLGRAVDVRLVREGRGFDIHVVAFESPQEGRRP; from the coding sequence ATGACGACAACGCGGCGCACGCGGGCGGAAGACTTCCTGGAGCTGGTGGAGCGCGGCCGCCGGGGCCGGCTCAAGCTCTACATCGGCTTCGCGGCCGGCGTGGGGAAGACCTACCGGATGCTGGAGGAGGCGCACGCGCTGAAGCGCCGAGGCGTGGACGTGGTGCTCGGCTTCGTGGAGCCCCATGAGCGCGCGGAGACGCAGGCTTTGGTCGAGGGCCTGGAGGTGGTGCCTCGCAAGCAGTACACGTACCGCGACGTCACCGTGGAGGAGATGGACCTGGACGCGGTGCTCGCGCGCAAGCCCCAGGTGGCGGTGGTGGACGAGCTGGCCCACACCAACCTGCCGGTGTGCCGCCACCGCAAGCGCTACCAGGACGTGCAGGCGCTGCTGGACGCCGGCATCAACGTCATTGGCGCCTTCAACGTCCAGCACCTGGAGAGCCTCAACGATTTGGTGGAGCGCGCCACCGGCGTCACCGTGCGCGAGACGCTGCCGGACAGCTTCCTCAAATCCGCCGACCAGGTGGTGAATTTGGACCTGGCGGTGGAGGACCTGCACGAGCGGCTGCGGGCGGGGAAAATCTACGCGAAGGAAAAGGTGCCGCAGGCGTTGGAGCGGTTCTTCCGGGATGAGAACCTTGCGACGTTGCGCGAGCTGGCTCTGCGCGAGGTGGCGGAGAGCCTGGAGCGCGCCACCTCGCGACCGCAGCAGGGAGCGGGTGACGAAGGCTCACAGCGAGGCGCGGCCTGGGGCCGGGTGCTGGTGGCGCTGTCGAGCTACCCCCGGCACGCGGCGACGCTCTTGCGTCGGGGTTCGCGGATGGCGGGCCGGCTGAACACGGATTGGTTCGTGGTGTACGTGGAGACGCCGCGCGAGGCGCCGCACCTCATCGACGCGGAGGCGCAGCGGCACCTGCTGGCGAACATCGAGAAGGCGAAGGAGCTGGGCGCGGAGGTGGTTCGCCTGCGGGCCACGGACCCGGTGGAGGGCATCCTCGACTTCGCGCGCTCGCACGGGGTGGGGCACATCATCGTCGGGCGTTCGCACCAACCCTGGTGGAAGCAGCGGCTGGGACGCGCGGTGGACGTGCGCCTGGTGCGTGAGGGCCGAGGCTTCGACATCCACGTCGTCGCCTTCGAGTCCCCGCAGGAAGGACGTCGGCCATGA
- the kdpC gene encoding potassium-transporting ATPase subunit KdpC: protein MFSTLLTGLRTCLVTLVLTGLLYPLAVTGLAQLLFPTEANGSLVKDERGRVVGSALIGQGFTRAGYFASRPSAAGSGYDGAASSGSNLGPTSQKLKDRVTATVARLRWENPDAPGAVPAELVTTSASGLDPHLSPDAVRWQVPRVARARGVAPARVTAVVDALVEGRTFGVLGEPRVNVLLLNLALDRRFGPLSDEAPGVGGGAPPLQDAP, encoded by the coding sequence ATGTTCTCCACACTGCTCACCGGCCTGCGCACCTGCCTCGTCACGCTGGTGCTCACGGGCCTGCTGTATCCGCTGGCCGTCACTGGATTGGCCCAGCTTCTCTTTCCCACTGAAGCCAATGGTTCGCTCGTGAAGGACGAGCGGGGCCGCGTGGTGGGCAGCGCGCTCATTGGCCAGGGCTTCACGCGGGCGGGGTACTTCGCCTCTCGTCCCTCCGCCGCGGGCTCCGGCTACGACGGCGCGGCGTCTTCGGGCAGCAACCTGGGCCCCACGTCCCAGAAGCTGAAGGACCGCGTGACGGCGACCGTGGCGCGCCTGCGCTGGGAGAACCCGGATGCCCCCGGGGCCGTGCCGGCCGAGCTGGTGACGACGTCCGCGTCGGGGCTGGATCCGCACCTGTCCCCGGACGCGGTGCGCTGGCAGGTGCCCCGGGTGGCGCGCGCGCGAGGTGTGGCGCCCGCGCGGGTGACGGCCGTGGTGGATGCGCTCGTGGAGGGGCGCACCTTCGGCGTGCTGGGTGAACCGCGAGTCAACGTCCTGCTGTTGAACCTGGCGTTGGACCGTCGCTTCGGGCCGCTTTCGGACGAGGCGCCAGGCGTGGGTGGAGGAGCGCCTCCGCTCCAGGACGCACCTTGA
- the kdpB gene encoding potassium-transporting ATPase subunit KdpB, translating into MSSPASKPASLLDASLLKPALLDSLRKLHPRDVARNPVMFVVWAGSLLTTVLVVKDVVSPRADAAPPGFTVQVMLWLWFTVLFANFAEAVAEGRGKAQAGALRKMRKDTTARRWKDGREEHVPAPDLRKGDEVICEAGDLIPGDGEVVEGIASVDESAITGESAPVIRESGGDRSAVTGGTKVLSDRIRVRISANPGESFLDRMIGLVEGAARQKTPNEVALHILLVGLTLIFLLACVTLVPLALYSGVPLSGTAVVALLVCLIPTTIGGLLSAIGIAGMDRLLRKNVLAMSGRAVEAAGDVDTLLLDKTGTITLGNRMATELLPMPGVRMEELAEAAQLASLADETPEGRSVVTLVKDTYKMRPRELQAHHATFVPFTAQTRMSGCDLVDPLPRSIRKGAVDAIVVHVKSQGGAVPDELAQAAGRIGDAGGTPLAVADGSRLLGIIHLKDVVKGGIKERFERFRAMGIRTVMITGDNPRTAAAIAREAGVDDFLAEATPEAKLALIRAEQNKGKLVAMTGDGTNDAPALAQADVGVAMNTGTQAAKEAGNMVDLDSNPTKLLEVVEVGKQLLMTRGTLTTFSIANDVAKYFAILPALFMGVFPEIAPLNVMGLASPFSAVLSAVIFNALIIILLIPLALKGVRYRPLGAEALLRRSLLLYGVGGVIVPFVGIKVIDVLLGTVGLA; encoded by the coding sequence ATGTCCTCGCCTGCCTCGAAACCGGCGTCGCTGTTGGACGCGTCGCTGCTCAAACCCGCGCTGCTGGACAGCTTGCGCAAGCTCCACCCGCGCGACGTGGCGCGAAACCCCGTCATGTTCGTGGTGTGGGCCGGGAGCCTGCTGACCACGGTGCTGGTGGTGAAGGACGTGGTGTCGCCGCGCGCGGATGCCGCGCCGCCAGGCTTCACCGTGCAGGTGATGCTGTGGCTGTGGTTCACCGTGCTCTTCGCCAACTTCGCGGAGGCCGTAGCGGAGGGCCGTGGCAAGGCCCAGGCCGGCGCGCTGCGGAAGATGCGCAAGGACACCACCGCGCGACGCTGGAAGGACGGCCGCGAGGAGCACGTGCCCGCTCCCGACCTGCGCAAGGGCGACGAAGTGATTTGCGAGGCCGGGGACCTCATCCCGGGTGACGGCGAGGTGGTGGAGGGCATCGCCAGCGTGGACGAGTCCGCGATTACAGGTGAGTCCGCCCCCGTCATTCGTGAGTCGGGCGGTGACCGCTCGGCGGTGACGGGCGGGACCAAGGTGCTCTCCGACCGCATCCGCGTGCGCATCTCCGCCAACCCGGGCGAGTCCTTCCTGGACCGGATGATTGGCTTGGTGGAGGGCGCGGCGCGGCAGAAGACACCCAACGAGGTGGCGCTCCACATCCTGCTGGTGGGCCTCACCCTCATCTTCCTGCTGGCATGCGTAACGCTGGTGCCGCTGGCGCTCTACTCGGGCGTACCGCTGTCGGGTACGGCGGTGGTGGCGCTGCTGGTGTGCCTCATCCCCACGACGATTGGCGGCCTGCTGAGCGCCATTGGCATCGCGGGCATGGACCGGCTCTTGCGCAAGAACGTGCTGGCCATGAGCGGGCGCGCGGTGGAGGCGGCGGGAGACGTGGACACGCTCCTCCTGGACAAGACAGGAACGATTACGTTGGGCAACCGCATGGCGACGGAGCTGCTGCCCATGCCGGGCGTACGGATGGAGGAGCTCGCCGAGGCCGCGCAGCTCGCCAGCCTCGCGGACGAGACGCCTGAGGGCCGCTCCGTCGTCACGCTGGTGAAGGACACCTACAAGATGCGCCCGCGCGAGCTCCAGGCGCACCACGCCACCTTCGTGCCCTTCACCGCGCAGACGCGCATGAGCGGGTGCGACCTGGTGGACCCACTGCCGCGCAGCATCCGCAAGGGTGCGGTGGACGCCATCGTCGTGCACGTGAAGTCCCAGGGTGGCGCCGTGCCGGACGAGTTGGCGCAGGCGGCTGGCCGCATCGGTGACGCGGGCGGCACGCCGCTGGCAGTGGCGGATGGCTCGCGGCTGCTCGGCATCATCCACCTGAAGGACGTGGTGAAGGGCGGCATCAAGGAGCGCTTCGAGCGCTTCCGCGCCATGGGCATCCGCACCGTGATGATTACGGGCGACAACCCGCGCACCGCCGCGGCCATCGCCCGCGAGGCGGGCGTGGACGACTTCCTCGCGGAAGCCACCCCCGAAGCGAAGCTGGCGCTCATCCGCGCGGAGCAGAACAAGGGCAAGCTCGTCGCCATGACGGGCGACGGCACCAACGACGCGCCCGCGCTAGCCCAGGCCGACGTGGGCGTGGCGATGAACACCGGCACCCAGGCGGCGAAGGAAGCCGGGAACATGGTGGACCTGGACTCCAACCCCACCAAGCTGTTGGAGGTGGTGGAGGTGGGCAAGCAACTCCTGATGACGCGGGGCACGCTTACCACCTTCTCCATCGCCAATGACGTGGCGAAATACTTCGCCATCCTCCCGGCGCTCTTCATGGGCGTGTTTCCCGAAATCGCGCCACTCAACGTGATGGGGCTGGCCTCGCCGTTCAGCGCGGTGCTGTCGGCGGTTATCTTCAACGCACTCATCATCATCCTGCTCATCCCCCTGGCGCTGAAGGGCGTGCGCTACCGCCCCCTGGGCGCCGAGGCATTGCTGCGGCGCAGCCTGCTCCTCTACGGCGTGGGTGGCGTCATCGTTCCCTTCGTGGGTATCAAGGTCATCGACGTGCTGCTCGGCACCGTGGGCCTGGCTTGA
- the kdpA gene encoding potassium-transporting ATPase subunit KdpA has protein sequence MSLIGLSQILLFFALVLAVTKPLGAYLFRVFEGDTRPLSRVLGPVERVLLRLCGAADRREQSWVDYAGSLLAFSLFSVLIVYVIQRAQHVLPLNPQGMAAVPAELAFNTAVSFTTNTNWQAYGGESSLSYFTQMAGLAWQNFVSAAAGIGVALALGRGFTRRHGPEGQKTLGNFWVDLMNATLYVLLPFCVVYALFLVSQGVLQNFAPYTQLVTLEGTSQALAQGPVASQEAIKMLGTNGGGFFNANSAHPFENPTPLTNLVQMLSIFAIPAALTYTYGKMAGDTRQGWALLAAMSVLFLAGVAAVYAAESQGNPAVAAAGQVAQMGNMEGKEARFGITASALFAAITTAASCGAVIAMHDSFTPLGGLVPLVNMQLGEVVFGGVGAGLYGILVMVVLSVFIAGLMVGRTPEYMGKKIEAREMKLAMLYVLIFPLFVLGFAGIAAALPQGVSSLNNAGPHGLSEILYAYTSGTANNGSAFAGLNANTPFWNITLGVAMLAGRFLMMVPALAIAGSMVGKKVVPAGPGTFPTNGVLFTGLLASVIVIVGALTFFPVLSLGPIVEHFLAGVGKVY, from the coding sequence ATGTCCCTCATCGGTTTGTCCCAAATCCTGTTGTTCTTCGCCCTGGTGCTGGCGGTGACGAAGCCGCTGGGCGCCTATCTCTTCCGTGTCTTTGAAGGAGACACCCGCCCGCTGTCTCGGGTGCTGGGCCCCGTGGAGCGCGTGCTGCTGCGCCTGTGCGGCGCCGCGGACCGGCGCGAGCAGTCGTGGGTTGACTACGCCGGCTCGCTGTTGGCGTTCAGCCTCTTCAGCGTCCTCATCGTCTATGTCATCCAGCGCGCACAGCACGTGCTGCCGCTCAACCCGCAGGGAATGGCCGCGGTGCCGGCGGAGCTGGCTTTCAACACCGCCGTCAGCTTCACCACCAACACCAACTGGCAAGCCTACGGAGGAGAGTCCTCGCTCAGCTACTTCACGCAGATGGCGGGCCTGGCGTGGCAGAACTTCGTCTCCGCCGCCGCGGGCATCGGCGTGGCTCTGGCGCTGGGGCGCGGCTTCACGCGCCGGCACGGGCCGGAAGGCCAGAAGACGCTGGGCAACTTCTGGGTGGACCTGATGAACGCCACCCTCTACGTGCTGCTGCCTTTCTGCGTCGTCTACGCGCTCTTCCTGGTGTCGCAGGGCGTGCTCCAGAACTTCGCGCCCTACACCCAGCTCGTCACGTTGGAGGGCACCAGCCAGGCGCTGGCCCAGGGACCGGTGGCCTCGCAGGAGGCCATCAAGATGCTGGGCACCAACGGCGGTGGCTTCTTCAATGCCAACAGCGCCCACCCCTTCGAGAACCCCACGCCCCTCACCAACCTGGTGCAGATGCTGTCCATCTTCGCCATCCCCGCCGCGCTCACGTACACGTACGGGAAGATGGCGGGGGATACGCGGCAGGGCTGGGCCCTGCTCGCGGCCATGTCCGTGCTCTTCCTCGCGGGCGTGGCGGCGGTGTACGCGGCTGAGTCCCAGGGCAACCCCGCAGTCGCGGCCGCCGGTCAGGTGGCGCAGATGGGGAACATGGAGGGCAAGGAGGCGCGCTTCGGCATCACCGCCTCCGCGCTCTTCGCCGCCATCACCACCGCGGCCTCGTGCGGCGCGGTGATTGCGATGCACGACAGCTTCACGCCGCTGGGTGGCCTGGTGCCCCTGGTCAACATGCAGTTGGGTGAGGTCGTCTTCGGCGGCGTGGGCGCGGGTCTCTACGGCATCCTCGTCATGGTGGTGCTCAGCGTCTTCATCGCCGGGCTCATGGTGGGCCGCACGCCCGAGTACATGGGCAAGAAAATCGAAGCCCGCGAGATGAAGCTCGCCATGTTGTACGTGCTCATCTTCCCGCTCTTCGTCCTGGGTTTCGCCGGGATTGCGGCGGCGCTGCCGCAGGGCGTGTCCTCGCTCAACAACGCGGGACCGCACGGCCTGTCGGAAATCCTCTACGCGTACACCAGCGGCACGGCCAACAACGGCAGCGCCTTCGCGGGCCTCAACGCCAACACGCCCTTCTGGAACATCACCCTGGGCGTGGCGATGCTCGCCGGGCGCTTCCTGATGATGGTGCCCGCGCTGGCCATCGCCGGCTCCATGGTGGGCAAGAAGGTGGTGCCGGCGGGCCCGGGCACCTTCCCCACCAATGGCGTGCTCTTCACCGGCTTGCTGGCGAGCGTGATTGTCATCGTCGGCGCGCTCACGTTCTTCCCTGTCCTCTCCCTGGGCCCCATCGTCGAGCACTTCCTCGCCGGGGTTGGAAAGGTCTACTGA
- the kdpF gene encoding K(+)-transporting ATPase subunit F produces the protein MTFEYAAGAVLAVLLGAYLIYALLRPERF, from the coding sequence ATGACCTTCGAATACGCCGCGGGCGCCGTACTGGCCGTGCTGCTCGGCGCCTACCTCATCTATGCGCTGCTCCGCCCGGAGCGCTTCTAG